GGGATGGTGTTCGGCGCGAGCCTCGCCGCGCGGGTGGCGGCCTTCTTCGCCGGCGCGGTCGCCACGCCGTCGACCGACCGGGAGGAGGAGGCGTTCCCGGACCTGACCGACCGCGAGCGCGACATCCTGCACCGGATCGCCGCCGGCCGGACCAACGACGAGATCGCGGGCGAGCTCTACGTCTCCAACAAGACCGTCCGCAACGCCGTCTCGGCCATCTACGCCAAGCTCCACGCCACCGGTCGCGCGGACGCGATCGTCAAGGCACGGGAGGCGGGGTACGGACTCGCCTGACCGCTCGGCACAATGGAGTCATGTCGGACCCCCAGGCGCACATCAAGACCAACGCGGCGAAGATCAACGAGCTCAACGACACGATCCGCTTCACCATGTGGTCGGTCTTCAAGCTGGAGCAGCCGCTGGGCGCCGACGAGGTCGTCCGCAAGGCCGAGCTGGCCGAGCTCGAGGCGCTCGCCGCCGAGCTGGCCGCCGAGGACGTCGTCATCCGCGGTGTGTACGACGTCGCCGGGCTCCGCGCCGACGCCGACCTGATGCTCTGGTGGCACGCCGAGAGCAGCGACCAGCTGCAGGACGCCTACCACCGCCTCCGTCGTACCGCCTTCGGCAGTCGGCTCGCGCCCGTCTGGTCGCAGATGGCGTTGCACCGGCCCGCGGAGTTCAACCGCAGCCACCTCCCGGCGTTCCTGGCCGACGAGCGGGCGCACGCCTATGTCGCGGTCTACCCCTTCATCCGCTCCTACGAGTGGTACCTCCTCGACGACGCCGAGCGCCGCCGCCTGCTCGCCGAGCACGGCCAGATGGCCCGCGACTACCCCGACGTCCGTGCCAACACGGTGCCGAGCTTCGCGCTCGGCGACTACGAGTGGATGCTGGCGTTCGAGGCCGACGACCTGACCCGGATCGTCGACCTGATGCGCCACCTGCGGGGCTCGGAGACCCGGCGCCACGTGCGCGAGGAGGTGCCCTTCTACACCGGGCGGCGGGTGTCCTTCGCGGACCTGGTGACGCGCCTGCCGTGATCCTCCCGCCACGCCGCGGGATCGAAGTTTGCAAACTCTATTGAGTTAATGCACTATGGAGCCATGACCGGTTCCTCCCTCGCCTCGCGCGCCACCTGGCGCTCGGGCGGGCTGTGTTGTCCGTGCTGTTGATCCACCTCGACTGATCCAGCACCGACCCACCAGCCCCCGAAGGAACCTCCGATGACCCAGCTCGCTGTCCTGCCCCTCCTCGAGGTCGTGCGTGAGCACGCCGCCGACCCCGACCTCCTCCACCTGCTCGACCACGACCCGGACGAGCGGACCTGGATCCGCCTGCTCGCCACCGAGGACTACGAGCTCTGGCTGATCTCGTGGCCGCCCGGTGCCGCCACTGACTGGCACGACCACGGCTCCTCCTCGGGTGCCTTCACCGTCCTCGACGGCCAGTTGACCGAGCACACCTTCGACGGCGGCCTCCAGCTGATCGACCTCGGCGTCGGCGACGGCAAGGCGTTCGGGGCCGGCTACGCGCACGACGTCCGCAATGCCACCGACCGGCCGGCGCTCTCCCTGCACGCGTACTCGCCGCGGCTCACCACGATGACCCGGTTCCGCTTCCGCGGCGACCGGCTCGAGGTGCTCGGCGTCGAGCGGGCAGGGGAGGAGTGGTGACCGCGCTGTTCGCTACCGTCGTCGACATGGTGCGCAAGGAGGGCCTCCGGCCCGCCCCGCGGTACGACGGCGTGGACGCCCTGCTCGCCGACGCCCGCTCGCGCCTCGACCGGATCAGCCCGCGGGCCGCGTTCCAGGAGCTGATCACCCACGAGGACGTGCTCCTCGTCGACATCCGCCCTGCCGCCCAGCGTGCCGCCGAGGGCGAGGTCGCGCAGACACTGGAGCCGCTCGTGATCGAGCGCAACGTGCTCGAGTGGCGCTTCGACCCGCGCAGCGACGCGCGGATCCCCGAGGCGTCGTACGACCTCCGGGTGATCGTGCTGTGCCAGGAGGGCTACACCTCCTCGCTGGCGGCGGATGCGCTGCAGTCGCTGGGCATCCACCGGGCCACCGATGTCGTCGGTGGCTTCGCGGCCTGGCGGGCCGCCGGCCTGCCGGTGGCCGGCGTCGTCGCCTGATCAGGGCGTCTTGCCCTCCTGGACGTCGCAGTCGCACAGGCCCGCGATGTCCTCGGCGAGGTCGGGCAGGCTCACGATGCTGACCAGGGCGACGGCCGCACCGTCCTGGACGACGTCGTACGAGAAGGCGAAGTTCGCCTCGACGAAGGCTGTCGTGGTGGCCTCGTCGGCGAACTCGGCGTAGAGGACCTCGGCCGGGGTGGAGGCGCTGACATCCGCCTCGGCCGCCCAGCAGCCGAGCTCGTGCGCCTCCGTGGCCTCGCCGAAGAGAGGGGCGAGGGTCGGGTTGACGTCGGTCCACTTGTGGGCGGCGCAGTCGGCGTCCGCCGGAACCTCGCTCGCCACGAGGTCCTCGACGGCCTCGAAGCTGAGGTGGGCATTCTGTTGGGTGCGGTCGTCGGCTCCGGTGTCGCCGTCGTCGTCGGACCCGCCGCAGGCGGTGAGGCCGAGCAGGAGTGCCGGAAGCACGGACAGGGCGATGGCGCCGGACCGGCGCAGGGGGAGTGCGGGCATGGGGGGCTGCCTTTCCGAGAGTGCGAGGTGAGGCGACCCTAGGGCGGCCGTCGCCGGGTGTCCGGTGGTTGGGGAATCCTTTGCCCGACGGGGCTTTCGGCGCTGGTCCGGCTGGGTAGCGTTGGGGTATGGCATACGAGGTCGAGAAGACGGACGAGGAGTGGCGCGCGGCGCTGACTCCCGAGGAGTACCAGGTGCTCCGCAAGGCGGGCACCGAGCGTGCCTTCACGGGTGAGTACACCGACACCGAGACCACGGGCGTCTACCGGTGCAAGGCCTGCCAGGCCAAGCTGTTCGAGTCCGACACGAAGTTCCACTCGGGGTGCGGCTGGCCCAGCTTCTACCAGCCGATCAGCGACACCATCGAATACATCGAGGACAACTCGCACGGCATGAAGCGGGTCGAGGTCCGCTGCGCCAACTGCGGCTCGCACCTGGGCCACGTGTTCCCCGACGGCTACGGCACGCCGACCGGCGACCGCTACTGCATCAACTCGATCTCGCTGACCCTGGAGCCTGCTGACGGCTGACGCCGGACCGACGCCGGCTTGACGGACGCCGGACTTGCACATGAGAATCATTCTCATGTTGATCAAGTCCGGTGTCCTCGTCGTCCTCTCCTCCCTGACCTCGGGCGCTCTCGTCGCCTGCGGCACGGAGGGGTCGCCGTCCTCCTCGTCCTCCTCGTCCCCGTCGTCCACGCCTGCGGCCGCCACCGAGGTGGAGGCGCCCAGCCCCCGCCTCGCGATGACGTACGACGGAGGCGTGCTCGTCCTCGACGCGGGGTCCGGCGAGGTGCTGCTCGACGAGGAGGTCGACGGGTTCCTGCGGCTCAACCCCGCGGGGGACGGCCGGCACCTGCTCGTGTCGGGGGCCGGCGGGTTCACCGCCCTCGACACCGGCGCGTGGACCGACGAGCACGGCGACCACGGGCACTCCTGGGCCACCGAGCCGCGGCTGACCGGCTTCACCATCGACGCCCAGGAGCCCGGCCACGTCGTCCCGCACCACGGGCGGACGACCGTCTTCGACGACGGGACCGGCGCCATCACGGCGTTCGACCCGGCCGACCTGGCCGAGGGTGAACCGGAGCTCGACACCTGGCAGGCGGACGAGGCACACCACGGCGTCGCCGTGCAGGACGGCCACGGCAACCTGATCCTGACCGTCGGCGACGAGGAGTCCCGCAGCGGCATCAGGCTGATCACCGCCGCCGGCAACGAGCTGGCCTCCTCCGACGAGTGCCCCGGGGTGCACGGCGAGGCCTTCGCCGGCGACGTCGCGCTCTTCGGGTGCGAGGACGGGGTACTGGTCGTCGACGGCCGCGAGATCACGAAGGTCGACGCGCCCGACGCCTACGGCCGGATCGGCAACCAGGCCGGCCACGACACCTCGCGCTACGTGCTCGGCGACTACAAGGTCGACGCCGACGCCGAGCTCGAGCGGCCGACGCGGGTCTCGATCATCGACACCCGGACCGCGTCGCTGCGGCTCGTCGACCTGCCGGCGAGCTACAGCTTCCGCTCCCTCGGCCGTACGCCGGACGGCGACGCGCTGGTACTCGGCACCGACGGCCGGCTGCACGTCATCGACGTGGCGACGGCGAAGGTGACGGCGTCGGTCCCGGTCACCGCGAAGTGGCGCGAGCCGCTCGACTGGCACCAGCCCCGGCCGCTCCTGGAGGTCGTCGGCGACACGGCCTATGTCACCGAGCCGGCGACGAAGCAGGTCCACGTCGTCGACCTCGGGACCCTCGAGGTCGTCGACAGCCTGGAGGTGCCCCAGGTGCCGAGCGAGCTGCGCGGCGTCACCGGTTGATCCGGCCCGCCGTCGGCACCAGCCCGTAGGCTCGCCGCATGGCGAAGACCGCTGCGGCGATGGTGCAGGCCGGCGACCGCGAGGTCCGGGTGTCCAGTCCCGACCGGGTGATCTACGAGGCGACCGACCGGACGCCCGAGGTGACCAAGCTGATGGTGGCGGAGTACTTCGTCGCGGTCGAGGACGGGCTGATGCGGGCCCTGCGGGACCGGCCGACAGCCCTCGAGCGGTGGCCCGACGGCTACCGCGAGGGCTTCCGGCTCTCCACCGGCTACGGCGACGACGGCGAGGGCTTCTACCAGAAGCGCGTCCCCAAGGGCGCTCCCGACTACGTCGACCCGGTGCGGATCACCTTCCCCTCGGGGCGCACCGCCGAGGAGATCTGCTCCACCGAGATCGCCGTGCCGGTCTGGTGCGCGCAGATGGGGACCCTGACCTTCCACCCGTGGCCGGTGCGTCGGGCCGACGTCGACCACCCCGACGAGCTCCGCATCGACCTCGACCCCCAGCCGGGCACGGGGTTCGCCGACGCGGTCCGGGTCGCCGGGGTGGCCGACGAGCTGCTCCGCGAGCTCGGGCTCGTCGGCTTCCCCAAGACCTCGGGCAACCGGGGCGTCCACGTCTACGTCCGGATCGAGCCGCGCTGGACCTTCGAGGACGTCCGCCACGCCGCGATCGCCTTCGGCCGCGAGCTCGCCCGGCGCGACGAACAGGTGACCACGGCCTGGTGGAAGGAGGAGCGGGGCGAGCGGATCTTCGTCGACTTCAACCAGAACAACCGCGACCGCACCATCGCCTCGGCCTACTCGCTGCGGCCCAAGCCGGGGGCGCCGGTCTCGACGCCGGTCACCTGGTCCGAGCTCCCCGAGGTCTCCGACCCCCGCGACTTCAACCTCTTCACCGTGACCGAGCGCGTGGCCGACGGGGACCCGTGGGCCGCGATCGACGAGGCGTCGTACTCCCTCGAGCCGCTGCTCGACCTCTGGCAGCAGCAGGTCGACGCGGGCGAGGGCGAGCTCAACTTCCCGCCCGACTACCCGAAGATGCCGGGCGAGCCGCCGCGGGTGCAGCCCAGCAAGAAGGTCGCCGAACACTGGGACGAGCAGGGCAACCGGGTCGAGGGGACCTAGCCCAGCGTCGTCAGGCGGGCAGGCCCCGCACGACCGCCACCTCGCACAGCCGCGCGAGGTCGCTGCGCACGCGGGGGTCGAGGCCCGGCACCGCGTGGGCGACCAGCAGGTGCACCGCGCAGCGGGCTGCCTGGCCGGGGTGGGGCAGGCCGAGCCCGGGCGCCATCGCGACCGCTGACTCGCACAGGTCGACGACCCGGTCGCGCTCGGAGGCGCTCAGGCACGTGCCCGTGAGCGCCTCGAAGAGGCGGACGTCGAGGGTGTGCAGGGCCGACATGACAGGTCAACGACCGGACGGATCCGGCTGTTACGCCATGCAGGGCGCGGGTTCAGGACTCGTCGTGCTCGAGCAGGTGGAGCACCGGTACGCCGAGCTTGCGGCGGGCCCGCGAGGTCCAGTCGACGTGGAAGAACTCCGCCACCAGGTGCGGCCGGGTGAGGATGATCGCCTCCCGGCCGTCGACCTCCTTGACCTTGCGGGTCAGCGCGTCGACCGGCGGGTCGGTGACGATCGCGCGACTGCCCACGTGGGCGCCGGTCGCGGTCAGCGCCTCGGCGGTCGTGGCGAGGTCGCGGTCGGCCTGCTCGCGGTACTCCTCGCGCAGGTGGTCGATCTCGTCGGGCGACGGCGTCATCGGAGGCGCGATCAGGTCGGCGCCACCGATCACGCCCAGTGAGGCCTCGACGGCCGCCGCGGCGTCGGCCATCGGCAGGAGGACGTGGTAGATCACCTCGATCGTCGGGTCGTCGTCCAGCTCGACGTGCAGGGCACGGACCTGGGCGGCGTCGGCGGGCGTGAGGGCCTGTTCGACGAGGAGGACGACGTCGTACGGCTCCTCGGTCGGCGCGGACTCGGTGGTCATGGCTCCATCCTGCCGCGCCGGTGGGCGCGGGTCGAGGACCGGGGTCGGTCAGCCGCCGAGCACGTCGGCGAGGTCGTACTTCACCGGCTGCTCGAGCTGGTCGTAGCCGCACGACTCCGGGTCGCGGTCCTCGCGCCACCGCTTGAAGTGGGCGGTGTGGCGGAA
Above is a genomic segment from Nocardioides aromaticivorans containing:
- the hemQ gene encoding hydrogen peroxide-dependent heme synthase, producing the protein MSDPQAHIKTNAAKINELNDTIRFTMWSVFKLEQPLGADEVVRKAELAELEALAAELAAEDVVIRGVYDVAGLRADADLMLWWHAESSDQLQDAYHRLRRTAFGSRLAPVWSQMALHRPAEFNRSHLPAFLADERAHAYVAVYPFIRSYEWYLLDDAERRRLLAEHGQMARDYPDVRANTVPSFALGDYEWMLAFEADDLTRIVDLMRHLRGSETRRHVREEVPFYTGRRVSFADLVTRLP
- a CDS encoding cysteine dioxygenase; the encoded protein is MTQLAVLPLLEVVREHAADPDLLHLLDHDPDERTWIRLLATEDYELWLISWPPGAATDWHDHGSSSGAFTVLDGQLTEHTFDGGLQLIDLGVGDGKAFGAGYAHDVRNATDRPALSLHAYSPRLTTMTRFRFRGDRLEVLGVERAGEEW
- a CDS encoding rhodanese-like domain-containing protein; the protein is MTALFATVVDMVRKEGLRPAPRYDGVDALLADARSRLDRISPRAAFQELITHEDVLLVDIRPAAQRAAEGEVAQTLEPLVIERNVLEWRFDPRSDARIPEASYDLRVIVLCQEGYTSSLAADALQSLGIHRATDVVGGFAAWRAAGLPVAGVVA
- the msrB gene encoding peptide-methionine (R)-S-oxide reductase MsrB; this translates as MAYEVEKTDEEWRAALTPEEYQVLRKAGTERAFTGEYTDTETTGVYRCKACQAKLFESDTKFHSGCGWPSFYQPISDTIEYIEDNSHGMKRVEVRCANCGSHLGHVFPDGYGTPTGDRYCINSISLTLEPADG
- the aztD gene encoding zinc metallochaperone AztD yields the protein MLIKSGVLVVLSSLTSGALVACGTEGSPSSSSSSSPSSTPAAATEVEAPSPRLAMTYDGGVLVLDAGSGEVLLDEEVDGFLRLNPAGDGRHLLVSGAGGFTALDTGAWTDEHGDHGHSWATEPRLTGFTIDAQEPGHVVPHHGRTTVFDDGTGAITAFDPADLAEGEPELDTWQADEAHHGVAVQDGHGNLILTVGDEESRSGIRLITAAGNELASSDECPGVHGEAFAGDVALFGCEDGVLVVDGREITKVDAPDAYGRIGNQAGHDTSRYVLGDYKVDADAELERPTRVSIIDTRTASLRLVDLPASYSFRSLGRTPDGDALVLGTDGRLHVIDVATAKVTASVPVTAKWREPLDWHQPRPLLEVVGDTAYVTEPATKQVHVVDLGTLEVVDSLEVPQVPSELRGVTG
- a CDS encoding DNA polymerase domain-containing protein — encoded protein: MAKTAAAMVQAGDREVRVSSPDRVIYEATDRTPEVTKLMVAEYFVAVEDGLMRALRDRPTALERWPDGYREGFRLSTGYGDDGEGFYQKRVPKGAPDYVDPVRITFPSGRTAEEICSTEIAVPVWCAQMGTLTFHPWPVRRADVDHPDELRIDLDPQPGTGFADAVRVAGVADELLRELGLVGFPKTSGNRGVHVYVRIEPRWTFEDVRHAAIAFGRELARRDEQVTTAWWKEERGERIFVDFNQNNRDRTIASAYSLRPKPGAPVSTPVTWSELPEVSDPRDFNLFTVTERVADGDPWAAIDEASYSLEPLLDLWQQQVDAGEGELNFPPDYPKMPGEPPRVQPSKKVAEHWDEQGNRVEGT